The following proteins are co-located in the Pseudomonas fluorescens genome:
- a CDS encoding MFS transporter, which translates to MSEIPSTPHTTAALNRNVGDVFRDVPLTRNHLRCCLVLFLVFAIEAWEMMIIVYTAPLIAADFSLDALALGHLIGAMFIGMLLGALAWGKLAEHIGRKRAIIWSLGSYGVISLASAFAPDYSSLYALRLLSGVAAVGMIVVTFAHFQELLPVRHRGALTVYLASGWPIGMLLALGATVWLMPYGWRAIIVLSSLGGLWAIAVARWVPESPYWLASVGRQEDAKATIYTLSQGSMLIPEGCELQVDRTTSGRQRDMFTGALLKVSLLQITVNFTFSWGYWGLQTWLPTLLQQRGLSLPQSYGFIALSALCMIPGYMAAAYLTARLGRKKVILSFIGAAVLAGYGFANAHSLEMLYLSNFALAFFSLGAWGVWGTWIGELYPTALRTAGYGWAIFAQRVANVLAPSLIGALIAYGSSFNLTATIINAFLLVTMLLAALIPETEGEALR; encoded by the coding sequence ATGAGTGAGATTCCCTCGACGCCACACACTACAGCGGCGCTCAATCGCAACGTGGGTGATGTGTTCAGAGACGTTCCGCTAACCCGTAACCACCTGCGGTGTTGCTTGGTGTTGTTCCTGGTATTTGCGATTGAAGCGTGGGAGATGATGATCATCGTCTACACCGCGCCGCTGATTGCTGCGGATTTTTCCCTGGATGCACTCGCACTGGGCCATCTGATCGGCGCGATGTTCATCGGCATGCTGCTGGGGGCGTTGGCCTGGGGCAAGCTGGCCGAACACATCGGTCGCAAACGCGCGATTATCTGGAGCCTTGGCAGCTATGGGGTGATCTCGTTGGCCAGCGCGTTTGCACCGGACTATTCGAGCTTGTATGCCCTGCGATTGCTCTCCGGAGTTGCGGCCGTGGGCATGATAGTGGTGACATTTGCGCATTTTCAGGAGCTGCTGCCGGTACGCCATCGCGGCGCGTTGACGGTGTATCTCGCCTCGGGCTGGCCGATCGGAATGTTATTGGCCCTGGGCGCCACGGTATGGCTGATGCCATATGGTTGGCGCGCCATTATCGTCTTGAGTTCGCTGGGCGGGTTATGGGCGATTGCCGTAGCGCGCTGGGTACCTGAGTCGCCTTACTGGCTGGCGTCAGTCGGGCGCCAGGAAGATGCCAAGGCAACAATTTATACGTTGAGCCAAGGCTCGATGCTTATACCCGAGGGGTGCGAACTGCAGGTCGATCGGACAACATCCGGGCGTCAACGCGACATGTTCACGGGCGCACTGCTCAAGGTCAGCCTGCTGCAAATAACCGTTAACTTTACATTTTCGTGGGGTTACTGGGGCCTGCAAACATGGCTGCCGACGCTGCTCCAGCAACGTGGCCTGAGCCTGCCGCAAAGCTACGGTTTTATTGCGCTGTCGGCGCTGTGCATGATTCCGGGGTACATGGCGGCGGCTTATTTGACCGCGCGGCTGGGGCGTAAAAAAGTCATCCTGAGTTTCATTGGCGCAGCGGTGCTCGCCGGGTACGGATTCGCCAACGCCCATAGCCTGGAAATGCTCTACCTGAGCAACTTCGCCCTGGCCTTTTTCAGCCTCGGTGCCTGGGGTGTATGGGGTACCTGGATTGGCGAACTGTACCCGACGGCCCTGCGCACAGCGGGCTATGGCTGGGCCATCTTCGCCCAGCGCGTGGCGAACGTGCTGGCACCCTCGCTGATCGGTGCACTGATCGCCTATGGCTCCTCGTTCAACCTGACCGCCACCATCATCAATGCGTTCCTGCTGGTCACGATGCTGCTCGCCGCGTTGATTCCCGAAACGGAAGGCGAGGCATTGCGTTAA
- a CDS encoding pepsin-like aspartic protease has protein sequence MDSNPPPDRLVFPMQRGPFQNNGASPWYCTLNLGTPGQRLKFAIDSGTNINWVTSTLCPHDQCVHFADGRFDVAASSTFRFTDCLRRPYSFGPWGTMQVETASDVLATPAGARLDTQLFVAANYAGEQFKQLDWDGALGLPCSSAYVESRNSFVLQSLMREGQLSPAYPFVAFDWNRHERNGTCQMGAVDPLKTQGPRLFLPWSAYTALPGVEYIWSTELKSYTVGTEQLAADIKFAIDSGSSRFKGDDTLMRQTLARIAQGGEPDVVLGFADGELTLGANLYNCLIDEGPQKGQVLPQFNALGLTDLVLVGSVVMEHCYTVYEYQVVQCSNTVYSLSPVGVWLFNRPDSPQIITQSSSRRFAPGERTVLDGKTTLLRVASETVSVAGTWQNDYGSLMSLNVSDRQVCGTYQSSTGSTGHYAIRGFTAGAGATRIKNQPLALAIEWHDLGDETSDPSWNWVSGLSGQLSTDDRGDVLTLSHLLVASGDFPDLASRGNYLDKLVYRRVAEHPPATSCEPIEVMPVENALAGQWVALDQTILSLTVEADSQHRFGIVRGFLTTNDTAVELTGFTDINAVTSKLALQSVSLTVTTTQDGAVSTLCGTLDFAQQTLNLLVLASSPVPPAQAYLATKISSLNFIRATSPVSFP, from the coding sequence ATGGACAGCAATCCACCGCCAGACCGTTTGGTTTTCCCCATGCAGCGCGGGCCTTTTCAAAACAACGGCGCCTCGCCGTGGTACTGCACGCTCAATCTTGGCACGCCAGGGCAAAGGCTGAAGTTCGCGATCGACTCAGGCACTAATATCAATTGGGTCACATCGACGCTCTGCCCGCATGATCAATGTGTCCATTTCGCGGATGGCCGTTTTGACGTTGCAGCGTCCAGCACCTTCCGTTTTACCGATTGCCTGCGTCGGCCTTACAGCTTTGGCCCATGGGGCACGATGCAGGTCGAGACGGCTTCAGACGTATTGGCCACGCCAGCCGGCGCTCGCTTGGATACCCAGCTGTTTGTAGCCGCGAACTATGCGGGTGAGCAATTCAAACAGCTCGACTGGGACGGCGCACTGGGCCTGCCTTGTAGCAGTGCGTACGTAGAAAGTCGCAACTCGTTTGTGCTCCAGTCATTGATGCGTGAGGGGCAACTGTCCCCGGCCTACCCCTTTGTGGCGTTTGACTGGAACCGTCATGAGCGCAATGGCACCTGCCAAATGGGCGCCGTCGACCCGTTAAAAACTCAGGGCCCACGCCTGTTTTTACCCTGGTCCGCCTACACCGCCTTGCCCGGGGTTGAATACATCTGGTCGACCGAACTCAAGTCTTATACCGTCGGCACAGAACAGTTGGCCGCCGATATCAAGTTCGCGATCGATTCCGGTTCTTCGCGGTTCAAGGGCGACGATACATTGATGCGCCAGACACTGGCCCGTATTGCCCAGGGAGGCGAACCTGACGTTGTGTTGGGATTTGCCGACGGCGAACTCACCTTGGGAGCCAATCTCTACAACTGCCTGATCGACGAAGGTCCGCAAAAAGGCCAGGTGCTGCCACAGTTCAATGCACTCGGCCTGACCGATCTAGTGCTGGTGGGGTCGGTGGTCATGGAGCATTGCTACACGGTGTATGAATACCAGGTGGTGCAATGCTCGAACACGGTTTACTCCCTGTCACCGGTGGGCGTCTGGCTATTCAATCGCCCGGATAGCCCGCAAATCATTACCCAATCTTCTTCGCGGCGCTTCGCCCCCGGCGAACGAACGGTGCTCGACGGCAAGACCACCCTGCTCAGGGTTGCCAGTGAAACTGTCTCGGTCGCAGGCACCTGGCAGAACGACTACGGCTCACTGATGAGCCTGAACGTCTCGGACCGGCAAGTTTGCGGCACTTACCAATCTTCAACCGGCTCAACTGGCCACTATGCCATCCGCGGATTTACAGCGGGAGCAGGTGCCACACGCATTAAAAACCAGCCGTTGGCATTGGCCATTGAGTGGCACGACCTTGGCGACGAAACGAGCGACCCCAGTTGGAACTGGGTCTCGGGATTGAGCGGGCAGTTGAGTACTGACGACAGAGGTGATGTGCTGACACTGTCGCACCTGCTGGTCGCATCCGGTGACTTTCCTGACCTTGCGAGCCGGGGAAACTACCTCGACAAGCTGGTGTATCGCCGAGTGGCAGAACACCCCCCAGCCACATCCTGTGAGCCTATCGAAGTGATGCCGGTCGAGAACGCGTTAGCCGGCCAATGGGTCGCCCTTGATCAAACGATCCTGTCATTGACGGTTGAGGCTGACAGCCAACATCGATTCGGAATTGTTCGAGGCTTTCTAACCACCAACGACACCGCTGTCGAACTCACCGGGTTTACCGACATCAACGCCGTCACCAGCAAGCTCGCGTTGCAATCCGTTAGTTTGACCGTAACAACTACGCAGGACGGTGCCGTCTCGACACTCTGCGGCACTTTGGATTTTGCGCAGCAAACGTTGAATCTGCTGGTACTGGCAAGCTCGCCAGTCCCGCCCGCACAGGCCTACCTCGCAACGAAAATTTCCTCGTTGAATTTCATCCGCGCTACTTCACCAGTCTCTTTTCCTTAG
- a CDS encoding GlxA family transcriptional regulator: MKGKNLRYLNENTQQPPQVTRVGFLLLEHFSLPAFTQTLDTLITANLLRPELFATRTFGCGDGEVISDLGLVIRPDARLALSVLPDLDLLVVCGGFRTELKAGDDFIQLLRSAAEQGVSLAGLWNGSWFLGRAGLLQGYRCAIHPEHRPALAEVSKAAQVTSEPYVIDRDRLTASSPSGAFHMALDWIKGVHGKALVEGIEDILAFEESRYRRIKPTENVCVSAPLREVVKLMDANLEEPLELDQLAVYAGRSRRQLERLFKEQLGTTPQRYYMELRVTEARRLLQHTELSQVDVLVACGFVSPSHFSKCYSAYFGYRPSKEKRLVK; encoded by the coding sequence ATGAAAGGCAAGAACCTGCGCTACCTCAATGAAAACACCCAGCAGCCGCCGCAGGTCACGCGTGTCGGGTTTTTGCTGCTCGAACACTTCTCCCTGCCCGCATTCACCCAGACCCTCGATACACTCATCACCGCCAACCTGCTGCGCCCCGAGCTGTTCGCCACCCGTACGTTTGGTTGCGGCGACGGTGAAGTCATCAGTGACCTGGGCCTGGTGATCCGTCCCGATGCGCGCCTGGCGCTGTCGGTGTTGCCGGACCTGGACTTATTGGTCGTCTGCGGTGGCTTTCGCACCGAGCTCAAAGCGGGCGACGATTTCATCCAGCTGTTGCGCAGCGCGGCCGAACAGGGTGTGAGCCTCGCCGGTTTGTGGAACGGCTCCTGGTTCCTGGGCCGCGCCGGGCTGCTGCAAGGCTATCGATGCGCCATCCACCCGGAGCATCGCCCGGCACTGGCAGAAGTGTCCAAGGCCGCCCAGGTCACCAGTGAGCCCTACGTGATCGACCGCGACCGACTGACCGCTTCCAGCCCGTCGGGTGCATTCCACATGGCGCTGGACTGGATCAAAGGCGTGCACGGCAAGGCGCTGGTCGAAGGCATCGAAGACATCCTCGCCTTCGAAGAATCGCGCTACCGACGCATCAAACCGACGGAAAATGTCTGCGTCAGCGCACCGCTGCGCGAAGTGGTCAAGTTGATGGACGCCAACCTCGAAGAACCGCTGGAGCTCGATCAACTGGCCGTCTACGCCGGCCGCTCGCGCCGCCAGCTTGAGCGGCTGTTCAAAGAGCAACTGGGCACCACACCGCAACGCTATTACATGGAGTTACGTGTAACCGAGGCGCGGCGCCTGTTGCAGCACACCGAGCTGTCGCAAGTGGACGTGCTGGTGGCGTGCGGGTTTGTCTCACCGAGTCATTTCAGCAAGTGCTATAGCGCGTATTTCGGGTACAGACCGTCTAAGGAAAAGAGACTGGTGAAGTAG
- a CDS encoding LysE family translocator, with protein sequence MFMSTSLLSAFVLFAFVSSITPGPNNTMLLASGVNFGFRRSMPHALGISIGFMLLVISVGLGLGEVFKLFPWAYTVLRYVGATYLLYLAWKIATSGGMSDSSGEHGKPMTFLGAAAFQWVNPKAWIMALGAITTYTPAEGYVTNVLVIALVFAVVNLPSVCVWAGFGTGLRNVLREPRWIRVFNWSMAGLLVLSLYPMLFVS encoded by the coding sequence ATGTTCATGTCTACCAGCCTACTGTCAGCGTTTGTGCTGTTTGCCTTCGTGTCTTCAATCACCCCCGGGCCCAACAACACGATGTTGCTCGCCTCAGGTGTGAACTTTGGGTTCCGCCGCTCGATGCCCCATGCGTTGGGGATCAGTATTGGTTTCATGCTGTTGGTGATATCGGTCGGCCTGGGCCTGGGTGAGGTGTTCAAACTCTTCCCTTGGGCCTACACCGTACTGCGCTATGTGGGCGCGACGTACTTGCTGTACCTGGCGTGGAAGATTGCGACGTCTGGAGGCATGTCCGACAGCAGCGGTGAGCACGGCAAGCCCATGACCTTTTTAGGCGCAGCCGCCTTTCAATGGGTCAACCCCAAGGCATGGATCATGGCGTTGGGCGCGATCACCACCTACACGCCGGCTGAGGGTTACGTGACCAACGTGCTGGTGATTGCCCTGGTGTTTGCAGTGGTCAACCTGCCCAGCGTGTGCGTATGGGCGGGCTTCGGCACCGGCCTGCGTAACGTGTTGCGCGAGCCACGCTGGATAAGGGTGTTCAATTGGTCGATGGCCGGCTTGCTGGTGTTGTCGTTGTACCCGATGCTGTTTGTCAGTTGA
- a CDS encoding GNAT family N-acetyltransferase yields MIHIREATNADIDTLREIGCETYREHFSTLWSPAGLQGFLDQDFSASALGRSLDLPERQLWLMAADEHGKAVGFAKVNWSTPAPLTGDVGAELQKIYFLKSAAGMGYGKRLLQVIRDKAAQRGERWLWLDVLKTNAPAQRFYQTVGFQRIGEIPFSTDLAEIGMVVMALELQP; encoded by the coding sequence ATGATCCACATTCGTGAAGCGACCAACGCCGATATCGATACGCTGCGTGAGATCGGTTGCGAAACCTACCGCGAACACTTTTCGACGTTATGGTCTCCTGCCGGCCTGCAAGGTTTCCTCGATCAAGACTTCTCAGCCAGCGCGCTGGGCCGGTCACTCGACTTACCCGAACGCCAGCTCTGGCTGATGGCTGCAGACGAACACGGTAAGGCAGTTGGATTTGCCAAGGTCAATTGGTCAACCCCCGCGCCTTTAACCGGTGACGTGGGTGCAGAGCTGCAGAAAATCTACTTCCTGAAATCCGCCGCCGGGATGGGTTACGGAAAACGACTGTTGCAGGTCATTCGTGATAAAGCCGCCCAGCGCGGGGAACGCTGGCTTTGGCTGGACGTGCTCAAAACCAATGCACCTGCGCAGCGCTTTTATCAGACGGTTGGGTTTCAACGCATCGGCGAAATTCCGTTCAGTACGGACCTGGCTGAAATCGGTATGGTGGTGATGGCGCTTGAATTGCAGCCATAA
- a CDS encoding Pathogenicity locus, with protein MPFSPQESRALLALKGVGPTVITRLEQMGIDSLDALGKSDVNDILAQVSAALGSTCWKNSPQARAAITAAIALARAQAEEA; from the coding sequence ATGCCGTTCTCACCGCAAGAAAGCCGCGCGTTACTCGCCCTCAAGGGTGTCGGCCCCACCGTCATCACACGGTTGGAGCAGATGGGCATCGACTCGCTCGACGCGCTCGGGAAATCCGATGTGAATGACATCCTGGCTCAGGTATCGGCGGCGCTTGGTTCGACGTGCTGGAAGAACAGCCCTCAGGCCCGCGCGGCGATTACTGCCGCGATAGCGCTTGCGAGGGCTCAGGCTGAAGAGGCGTGA
- a CDS encoding LysR family transcriptional regulator — protein sequence MNFSFRHVEVFWAVMTTGSATGAAELLHTSQPTISRELSRFETLTQLTLFKRAGAKLIPTEHGLMLFDEVQRSYVGLARVKNAVEAIRHFRQGQISLTCIPAFSNALLPQVCQDFCSEFPGVSINITPQESPALEESLTAQRYHLGLTETLETPPGTYIETLLNLDVVCVLPSYHELNAKTVLTPQDFEGQNFVYLAADDPYRRKTDAIFHQSGIERRLAVETHSASAVCATVNLGVGVAIVNPITALDYVGRGLQIRRFSHSISYCVSVVRPLHRPESSTVEHFVDSLRKNCQQISARLEGLDKFK from the coding sequence ATGAATTTCAGTTTTCGCCATGTGGAAGTATTTTGGGCGGTAATGACGACCGGCAGCGCGACGGGTGCCGCTGAACTTCTGCATACCTCGCAGCCCACCATCAGCCGAGAGCTCAGCCGGTTCGAAACGCTGACTCAGTTGACGTTGTTCAAGCGCGCGGGTGCAAAGTTGATTCCGACTGAGCATGGGCTGATGTTGTTCGATGAAGTTCAACGCAGCTATGTGGGGTTAGCCCGAGTGAAAAATGCCGTCGAGGCCATCAGGCATTTTCGGCAAGGGCAAATTTCGTTGACGTGCATACCGGCTTTCTCGAATGCCTTGTTGCCACAGGTCTGCCAGGATTTCTGCAGTGAATTTCCTGGCGTCAGCATCAATATCACGCCCCAGGAATCGCCCGCCCTCGAGGAGTCGCTGACTGCTCAGCGTTATCACCTGGGGTTGACTGAAACCCTGGAAACACCCCCGGGCACCTACATCGAAACACTCTTGAACCTCGACGTGGTGTGTGTTTTACCGTCTTATCACGAATTAAATGCGAAAACAGTCCTCACACCACAAGACTTCGAGGGGCAAAATTTTGTTTACCTTGCGGCGGATGATCCCTACAGAAGAAAAACGGACGCTATCTTCCACCAGTCAGGCATCGAAAGACGGCTCGCGGTAGAGACACATAGCGCGAGCGCCGTGTGTGCGACCGTTAACCTGGGAGTGGGCGTTGCCATTGTGAATCCGATCACCGCCCTCGACTATGTCGGGCGAGGTTTGCAGATTCGTCGCTTTTCACATTCAATTTCTTACTGTGTCAGTGTCGTACGGCCGTTGCACCGACCCGAATCGTCTACCGTGGAACATTTTGTTGATTCCCTTCGGAAAAATTGTCAGCAGATAAGTGCCCGGTTAGAGGGTTTAGACAAATTCAAGTGA
- a CDS encoding aldo/keto reductase, with product MKYRRFGRLEWNVSEVGYGMWGVAGGEGGWTGSSDVSGMAALEHSIQLGCNFFDTAWIYGRGHSEKMLGEALRNHPGKTLYVATKVPPKNREWPSHRGDRLDQIFPPDHIEEYVEKSLQSLGLASLDLLQFHVWEDAWAHDESWIRVVDDLKRQRLIRGIGISVNRWEPTNVLDTLKTGMIDAVQVIYNVFDQAPDDELLPLCRELDIAVIARVPFDEGSLTGNLTIDSTWPAGDWRSSYFVPENLAATVARVESLRRALPADTQLSDVALRFILSNDNVATTIPGMRSIPHVEANMACSDKGKIEPALMTLLRQHRWDREPTAWSQ from the coding sequence ATGAAATACCGGCGATTTGGACGACTGGAATGGAATGTTTCTGAAGTGGGATATGGAATGTGGGGGGTCGCGGGAGGTGAAGGGGGTTGGACCGGCTCATCCGATGTCAGCGGCATGGCGGCGTTGGAGCATTCGATTCAACTAGGCTGCAACTTTTTCGATACGGCGTGGATTTATGGTCGTGGCCACAGCGAAAAAATGCTGGGGGAAGCATTACGAAACCACCCAGGCAAAACCTTATATGTAGCCACTAAAGTCCCCCCCAAGAACCGCGAATGGCCCTCGCACCGGGGTGACCGTTTAGACCAGATTTTCCCGCCCGACCATATTGAAGAATATGTCGAGAAAAGTTTGCAGTCACTCGGCTTGGCGTCCCTGGATTTACTGCAATTTCATGTCTGGGAAGATGCGTGGGCTCATGATGAATCCTGGATACGCGTGGTGGATGACCTCAAACGGCAACGCCTGATTCGCGGCATCGGCATCAGTGTCAATCGCTGGGAACCCACCAACGTACTCGACACGCTGAAAACAGGAATGATCGACGCGGTACAGGTGATTTATAACGTCTTTGATCAAGCGCCTGACGATGAATTACTTCCGTTATGCCGCGAACTGGACATTGCCGTCATCGCCAGGGTGCCGTTCGACGAAGGCTCTCTGACGGGGAATTTAACGATCGACTCAACGTGGCCTGCCGGTGATTGGAGAAGCAGCTATTTCGTGCCAGAAAACCTGGCAGCGACGGTGGCGCGGGTCGAGTCTTTGAGACGGGCTCTTCCCGCCGATACTCAGCTATCGGACGTCGCGCTGAGGTTCATTCTGTCCAACGATAACGTCGCAACGACTATTCCTGGCATGCGCTCTATTCCACATGTCGAAGCGAACATGGCGTGTTCTGACAAGGGCAAGATAGAGCCGGCGTTAATGACGCTACTACGACAGCACCGATGGGACCGTGAACCGACCGCGTGGTCGCAGTAA
- a CDS encoding argininosuccinate synthase domain-containing protein — MKFSDLKGKKVGICASGGLVSLFIAQRLKEEHVDVEQFIVDIGQPGDEAHEFCADNIELMQAVNVIDLKEDIALSFLHAVRAQAQYDGGYWNTTGIARAVTVKGLVDALRERQCSVLAHGAVHGGNDEFRFNYYLKMFAPEITPFSPWEDPTTSDRFRTRVDMGDFVADADETMMRTKAHHSVDANVGGVSHENREVEVLSNSPDMISPIMGVKVMDAPDVPETCSITFKQGIPVEINGQSVSYYQALAEANRIAGRNGVVLKNVLENRMNGTKGRGLYESPGLDMLGIAAKHLLQATVDKDSWEVLRFLSPFIARQSYAGRLYDPATQAALANVATLTEQANGTVDVIAYKGNYMVDRVREYSKSRFTAQQFRFAHGGQKWITESV, encoded by the coding sequence GTGAAATTCTCGGACTTGAAAGGTAAGAAAGTTGGCATCTGTGCCTCCGGTGGCTTGGTCAGCTTATTCATCGCGCAGCGTTTGAAAGAGGAGCACGTTGACGTCGAACAGTTCATTGTCGACATTGGTCAACCGGGTGATGAAGCACACGAGTTTTGTGCAGACAACATCGAATTGATGCAGGCCGTTAATGTCATTGATTTGAAGGAAGACATTGCGCTCAGCTTTCTCCACGCTGTACGTGCCCAGGCGCAGTACGACGGTGGCTACTGGAACACGACTGGCATCGCCAGAGCCGTAACTGTTAAAGGCCTGGTTGATGCATTGCGCGAACGTCAGTGCAGTGTATTGGCCCACGGCGCCGTTCATGGCGGCAACGATGAATTCCGCTTCAATTACTACCTGAAAATGTTTGCGCCAGAGATCACGCCCTTTTCTCCCTGGGAAGACCCAACCACGTCAGATCGTTTTCGAACCCGCGTAGACATGGGCGACTTTGTTGCCGACGCCGACGAAACCATGATGCGTACGAAAGCCCATCACTCCGTTGATGCCAACGTCGGCGGTGTGTCGCATGAGAACCGCGAAGTTGAGGTGCTCTCAAATTCACCCGATATGATCAGCCCGATCATGGGCGTCAAGGTCATGGATGCGCCCGACGTGCCAGAGACTTGCAGTATCACCTTTAAGCAAGGTATTCCCGTTGAGATTAATGGTCAGTCAGTGAGTTACTACCAGGCACTCGCTGAAGCCAACAGGATCGCAGGCCGCAATGGGGTGGTCTTGAAGAACGTATTGGAAAACCGAATGAACGGCACTAAAGGCCGTGGCTTATACGAATCTCCGGGGCTGGACATGCTCGGCATCGCAGCGAAACATCTACTGCAGGCAACGGTCGACAAGGACTCATGGGAGGTCCTGCGGTTTTTGTCACCCTTTATCGCACGTCAATCGTATGCAGGTCGTTTGTATGACCCCGCCACGCAGGCCGCATTGGCCAACGTAGCCACATTGACTGAACAGGCGAATGGCACCGTCGATGTGATCGCTTATAAAGGCAACTACATGGTTGACCGCGTACGCGAATACTCCAAGTCGCGCTTTACCGCACAGCAATTCCGTTTCGCTCATGGCGGGCAAAAGTGGATCACTGAATCCGTTTAA
- a CDS encoding sulfotransferase-like domain-containing protein encodes MQHRLIVLWAPPRSLSTAFVRVIAARGDFTILHEPLCDLSACGIYSHPQTDHSTQTLNNSTELFNYVQALRAQRAVFIKDTCEFDYRHRLTGTSYMREAQHVFMLRNPEKVINSHYYINPDLTCSEVGYQHLAELYDAVKAESIHSPLFVDADDMILSPECAISNFCRDANLQHLPAALQWQSGHLDVWERTQHWHLDAANSTGIAPIKKQYSTRVDNHPVLHEFYLENMPHYEYLKREREAVLNKHLGDLG; translated from the coding sequence ATGCAGCACAGACTAATTGTTTTGTGGGCCCCTCCACGCTCGCTTTCCACCGCATTTGTACGTGTGATCGCCGCGCGTGGTGACTTCACTATCTTGCATGAGCCTCTGTGCGATCTGTCGGCGTGTGGTATATACAGCCATCCGCAGACGGATCATTCAACTCAGACGTTGAACAATTCAACCGAGCTTTTCAATTATGTACAGGCATTGCGCGCGCAACGTGCTGTGTTCATCAAGGACACCTGTGAGTTCGACTATCGTCATCGACTGACGGGAACATCTTATATGCGCGAAGCGCAACATGTGTTCATGTTGCGCAATCCGGAAAAGGTAATTAACTCACACTACTATATTAACCCAGACCTTACCTGCAGCGAGGTGGGCTACCAACACTTGGCTGAACTCTATGATGCCGTGAAGGCGGAGTCGATACATTCGCCCTTGTTCGTTGATGCGGACGACATGATCCTGAGCCCTGAGTGTGCAATTTCGAACTTTTGCAGGGATGCTAACTTGCAGCATCTGCCCGCTGCTCTCCAGTGGCAGAGCGGACACTTGGATGTGTGGGAGCGAACCCAGCATTGGCATTTGGATGCAGCAAACAGCACAGGCATTGCGCCGATCAAAAAGCAATACAGCACGCGCGTCGACAACCACCCGGTACTGCATGAATTCTACTTAGAAAATATGCCGCATTATGAGTATTTGAAGCGTGAAAGGGAGGCTGTACTAAACAAGCACCTTGGCGACCTAGGGTAA